The Cygnus atratus isolate AKBS03 ecotype Queensland, Australia chromosome 25, CAtr_DNAZoo_HiC_assembly, whole genome shotgun sequence DNA segment ACGCAGCCAGCACATCTACGAGCCCCAGCCACTGGCTCCAACAACCGAGCAGCCCAACCGCAGAAGTCATCTGCACAGGGAAACGTGTGTATCACGAGAAGTACAGTTGAAGCTGACCATCACAGGTCATCCTACTCCTCTTTGATAGACTGCCAGCTGATCTGAATATAGCCTTTGCTGAAGCGATGAAGCAGAGGCCAAGGAAACTAAAATAGCTGGGTGCACAGAGCGGAGTCGCACTTGCGGGCTCAACCATGGGTCGCTTCCAGGCTGTGCCGAAatgcttcagcattttcttgaGGGAAGGATCCAGAAGAGAAGGTGTCTCTTTGCACCACTTATTGCGGCAAAGCTATTTACAGGGAAATCCAGGGTAAACAAATCCAAGCCAAACCAGAGAACATGGGGACAGAGTGAAGAGTCGCAGGGCTTTTTATATACAACTACTTTCATCCGATTCCAGAGCAAGCGCTAGCACATCAATTGCTTGAGAGCAATTCTGATGTCTGAGGAGCTTTATTTCGGTATCTGGCAGTACAACTCTAACAGCCAAAGGCCTGAATCAGAGCAAGTCTCCAGCCTAGCAGGTGCTATAAACAGAGATAATCTTTACCTTTAAAATTCTAGGCCGATCTGTCACATATGGTATAATGTAAGCAACCCAGGTCTTCGTTTCTGTACATCTTTACAAAGCTCAAAATTAGATGCAGCTTCAGGCAAGTTTCAGGACAGGGCTTTGCCCAGAGGAAGCAAAGACTCATCTTTGATAAATGTTATCCTTAAGAAACCCAAGAGGACAGAAGTCAACTGTCTTCGCAGAAGGCTGTAGCTACAACGCATTCAGTGGAAAAGCAGTGAGGGTCTTACTGTGTGCTGATGACATCCCATTTCTCTGCGCTATCGTGAGCAGCCTCTATCggtacagaaaataaagattgaaAGGAAGACTGCATTTTAACAAGGTGCCAAAATCAAAgacccgagggtgctgagcaggTCTGATAAGAGTCCACCACCgctttgcatttctattttggAAGTACCTAGAGATCAGAGCGTCACGTGGGAAATGCAGTTATCTGCTGGGAGCTGCGCTCCCTACGAAGCTGCCAACCCAGTCCCCTCTCCAAAAGGGGAAACGCTGCCACGGCCCTGCAGCGACCGCAGGGCATGGCTCGGCAAAGGCAGCGTGGCACCCGCAACGCTCAGCGAGCCTACTAGGGAGAGAACAAAGGGAATTGTGTCGAAACAAGTTCACATGTTTTTAACCTCATTCAGGCTTGCCATTGGCCATTCCCACACAACCGCCTCATGCAAAGGgttgttttcacagaaacagcacagtTTTGCCAGCTGGCAGAACAATAGACACAGGGCGCTGCCACTGCGAGGGCCTCGGGGGCCGCAGCTCCGGTACGTGCCGTTGGCTTTCGTTTTGAAGTTTCGCTATCAATTACACTCCCAACATGGGCCAGACGCACCCCTCCAGTAACTCTGTTGATGTCAAACAACGGAAATGCAACGTGATCGTGCTGGCATGTTTAAATACAGTAGGATGAGTAAGGAGGAGGGTGCCAAAGGAACGGGTCGGCGCAGGGCTCCGGCGGATCCTCTTGCCACGGCTCCCGAggtcagcagcacagcactgcgcAGAGGCTGGTAGAAGATGTGCTCGCTCGTCCGGATGGAGAAGTGgcatccctcctgctcccctgccatACCCAAGGGAGGTGCTTACCTGGCAGCCCTGCTCTTCACAGAAGCCGGCACGCTGGCGTACACCGAACAGCAGCTGCCAACACAGCCCCCTGCGGGCTGCTCCCAAGGTCTAGAAGCCATTAAGGGCTTGCTGGATGGATGTGTATCATAATCGGTGGGACTCACGCTTTGTGTGATCAAAAATGGGTCCAAACACAACCTTTTTTATTGACTATTACGTATcaagcatttcaaaatgcagtggaagaaaataatcagcaaTTCTGCGCTACCTTGGCAGTAAGAAGTTTAACCAAAAGTCTTGTTTCTGTAATTataaatgggaaagaaaatcactGATCCCATTTATGTACCTTCACCCAGAAGCTCCTTGTTGTATGGTCTAAAGAGAAGGATGAACGGTATTAATGGCAGAGCTCATCTCTCTGAGCCACTACGGTAACCTGCTTAGCCGACCAGCCCCTGATTCGTAAGTCTTTCAGCAATTTTACCTGTCATGTCAGAAGGAAGCACTGTCTAATAGCTAGAGGGCTGGCTGCCAGAACACCCCGTCTGCCAACAAACTGCTGGGAAGAGTTGGGAaagtgggagaaagaaaacagatgcatGGCAAAACCAGCTTTCACAAAGCACCAGCATTATGAAACGCTAGAGAAAACATGCGAATACAAGAAATACTGacttctactcttttttttggtctgtttccCTTTTATGCCTTTATTTTAGCACAGATTGATACACCAACAAGTCACAACACCTCATCTACCAGCGGCAGAAAGGAAATATGCAAACATTTCTATTGCTCACATCGCTTAAAGCTTAATGATgaaaaaagatgagagaaaaaaaattcctccGCAGCACAAAGACAAAGCCAGTTGCTGGAAATGCAAGCCTTGTGGTCTGAGATCCTAGACACAGAAGAGAAGCGCCTCACCCCAGTTGTGCTCCACTGACAtagaaagcacacagaaaacagttcttGTTTACCACTTGctacaacaagaaaaaaaatgcagatctcCTGATATCACTGGTAATTGTTCCAATCCAAACAGATGCTGCAGCCTGAATGAGATCATTCTGCATCTCGCACTGATGTAGGCTGCATTCCCCACTTGCTACTTTTGAAACTGAAGAAGAATCGTGCTTTGCTAAAAATACGCCCCAGGCTGAATGGGTTGCTTTGTTCGGAGTGGGTCGCGTCTTCTCAGGGCCTCTCCACAACAAATGAAGAAGACAGGGAAGAGCCACCCCGAGGACCTCGGGAAGAAGCTCGTCTTTCATTGCTCGCGTGCACCAAGGGCTCACAGGGAGGGAACTGTGTGGAGTAACCCTCCCGCCGTGAACCAGtcgatttttttctttccccttttatAACCTTTGTCCGATTCTTCCCCTGTCACCCTGGAAGACCTGCCAtcaaggcaggcagcagccacccGATCCTGATGCTCCTCTGGTGCGCCCAGAGGACAGAGGgtgccaccaccaccctcctGCCACTCGCCACGACGGCGCTCGCTGCCTGCCTGGTGGGAGAAGAAGCCGTCACAAGGCTCCCTCTATTCCCCATGCCCTCTGCTGAAAGCTCAGCCCCTGCTCGTTCCCAGAACAGCCGAGCTATGAGAAGCAGCCAGCCCGCGCACCAGCGACACAATCCCACGTTTGCCTAACaacttctgcctcctcctcagAGCTCGCACACGCGGCCCCCACGCGAATGCCGATTGTGGCTTCCACCCCTCCTACTCCAGCTCAGAGGGAAGAACACGCAGACCTACCTTGCAAGGCACCTCGTTTTCCTAAACCATCAGGATCTGTAGAGGAAGCATCTCCCATGTGTAGCTGTGCTGGCACAGACCCCGCTCCTACACGAATGCACAGGTACACGCACTCAAAGCCATGCTATCCAGCTAAAAATTCACCATTTCAGCAGGCAGCACACTTGGTACCTCTCAGCTCTCACAACCATTACTCCTACTTTATCTTCTTGCCTCCATTACAGAAcggtaacaaaaaaaataggatttaagGAATGCTACGAAATCCTGTTAGAAAACTCAAGTATCTCAAGGTCACTGGGGCGCTGTCCAAAACCAAGAAACCCAAAGAAATCCGGCTTTTAACCGGGCCAGCTTCTGCCCAGTGGACAACCATGAGGTGTCTTGAGCCTGGCAAATCTGTCAGGCCTCAATTTCCATGGGGATGCCCcaaaccaaaaggaaaacacctGCCTTTGCCAAGCCATCCTTGCAGAGACTTCTTCCTTAATAGCACACGTTGCCTCCATCCCGCAGTTTCCTTGTTGAAATCCAGACGAGATTCTCAGCTGTCAGATATTACTCAGCTGCTTGGGTAAAATAAGTTTGGTGATCTCAATACAGTTTACAGCAGGCAGATGTCTAGAGCTTAAAATAAGCTGTCGTATTTGCCACTGGACATACTATactctcccctcccttctctcagGGCTCAGAAGGGAAGCCAAACACTAAGCGGGCCACAGAGATGTTCAGACAATAAATACCTCTCCGTGTGCTTTTCCAGGTTAGGTTTTCACTTTGCGACCGAGGATTTTGAGTGAAGGGGATGTATAATCTCATTAGTAGTGTTGGTGTTTTCTGTCTCTGGTGCATGCAGGGGCAAAAACAGGCCCCCagatacaaaacacaaaatcaccTATAACATATCCTGTGATCACCTTCCGCGGCTGGACAGTCTCACACTGACCCTACTGCAGCAGAGACCAAAAGGGATATGGAGCAGAACAGCAAACCATGCAATGCATTTCCCTGCACATCAGCACCCCCCAATGAGCAAGGAGTGGGTTTACTACCAGCTGCGACGGATCAATGAGAATGAAGACATTTACTCACAGCATGTCCCAAACCAGGGAAATCTTGAGTCTGTGTGTGCTAATACCTGTGGAAAACTTGAGTCCGAATGTAATAACCCTGTATGGATATTCTAAAGGCTTACcaactgaaacacaaaacagaaagagctgCCTTGGGGCCTTAAGTCTTCCCACAAGGGTGACCATGAGCAAAATCGCTAATAATCAATCCAAAAAAAAGCCATGCTGTCCTCTGCGCACACCCCAGAACGTTCCCAATACCTGAGGACAAACTCGGACAAGGAAGACCGAAAGCCACAAGAACTAAAATATGCCacaagcagagagcaggagcaAAGAAATGAGCCAATCCTCGCCCCGCAGCTGCGAGTGAAAACAGCCAGATGAGTCCTGAACTTTAATTACGCAGTTATGTAATGCACCTTGCTAGCAGAGCTCAGTATTAACCTACTTCATACTAATGGCTCAATCATTTCTGGCAGGGTCACACCATAGCCTTCCTGAAAACCCACAGAAGGGTCTAGAACCAGCTAGAGACTGCTTTCTTCCACAAAGGCCTAAATGAAGGAAGCCAGGCAGCCGGAAGAATTACATGGCAAGACGACCGCACCTACAGCATCATTCACCCTAAAAAAGACTGTGTTGAGATAAAGAAAGGCTTGCATTGCAAGTACTGAACATCTTTTTCAGGCTCTATGCAGCAACTACCTAATCCAGAGTATTAAAATACCCTGCAAACGTATGGGATACTAACCATCGATGCGAGGAGCCTCTGCTGTTCCTCATATTATCCCAAGATCATAATTAGGCATTAGTAAAATAGGCTGGATTTACGGCCTGGGAAACTCAAGTGCCCATTTGCAAGCAGAACAGGAATACTGGAACAGACTATTCCATCGCTGAAGCTGATCCACAAACAGAGCCCCTCCAGCCAATTCATCCCCCAAAAGTCCTGGCAGCACTCCCTGTAAAAGCAGGCAAGTAAAGACATTATTCATGAGGAGCCTGACCAGGATGCAACCCATTTCACGTAAAATAGCAGTGGAAAGATTCGTGCTAATCATCTACACCTGACAACCTCCAGGCAACATCTGTTGAACTAATCAGTGACCCACATTTAGCCGAGGTCTGAAACCTTTTTGACTTCTGcacaatttattttgtgtggCAAATTTCACGTTCATTATTGTATTAAGGTTAACTATGCTTTCCTGCTGAGGCATCAACATATCTGAAGTCTGCAGCAAAAGCACTGTAAAAGCAGCAGTCTGTACAGATCATTTcacaatattttccaaatgatttGAGACACCTCTTTTCAAGAGGCCTCTGCATCCTCCAACactgaagaaagaggagaaagatcCAGTCTTAAACACGGACATCAGACAGAACCTAGAGCTGCCAGGAGGATGACAAGGAAATTATCCCTGGCAAAAGCCCAGCAACCCCCAACTCTCAGATCAGCCGGGCCAAGGGAAAAACAGTTCCCAGGGGTTAGAAATCTTTacaatttagaaagaaaagtgacTTTTGGGGGGATGGACCAGTCCCTGACTGCACCACAACTCAGGCCCTGcccaccagctgctgcccagcagaagCACTAAGAGCACCACTATCTAGCAGATAAAATTAATACGGTTACATCAACCCTCTTTTATAAGGACCCTCACAATTTGTGCGGCTGCAAACAATAATTATCCTGTGACCACACTCTATTCCTGTCCCTTAAACAACTTGTGAGTGAGCCATTCAGCGTGTTTACAGCTGTTTCAGTGCATTACAATCATTCTGAAATACTCCCTGCTTTTGccaatttcattattttaattaagccACAGAGAACAGAATCACGCATTCAGACAAGGGTTAGTCCTTTAAGCAAAGTATCCATACCATGTCACGTTGTAATTCCTGAAGAGAAGTACAGAACATAGAAACCCTTGATGCTAACTTACAGCAAGTACgggttttcatttatttttgctgttttctgataGAATCTAGCACAGTCACATCGTGAAGGCTGTATTAAATCAGATTCAAGAGTACGTCTGTGTGTGCCCACTAATGCTGAGCGCCTGTGCAGCCTTTACACAGCTCAAGATGCTTTACAAACGTTAGGCACCTAATTAAGCCTCCAACTACTCTCCCTAATACAGCGACTATCACCCTAATTTACGTTAGATCAATCGAGACAGAAGTTAAGCAACTTATGTAAGCCTGGAAGGGTCGCACAGACAAGAGGCTAACGCACAGGAGATTCCCGACGCCAAGAAAATCTGCTCTGACTAGCAAGCATGGCTGTTTAAAGCCTATACTTTCTgaccaaacaaaaagagaataaCTGCCCGTAGAATGTCATCTACTCACACCTTATTTTATGTCATTAAAAGAGAAACGATATCCCAAAACAACAAGAGAGGAATCATTGTGAGAGCACCTACAGAAGCACAGGGGGACTGCATGGTAATAACCACAAACGGTGGTACTGGCCTTACCACGCCAAGACAACCCAAGATGACCTAGACTGGCCCTGTTCTTCACAGCTGAAACTTCCTTCAGAGCAGGACAAGGACCAAACACTCATTTCCACGACTGCACTCCTGTGCCCATCACTTCTGCAATGAAAgtcagggaggaggaaggaagggtaATGTTAGAGCTCACTGAAAGAAGATGACAGCGCCTTCAGCATGACTTTTACATTTGgatgtttttaacatttcaaacaCCACGTTTAATTAGCCTGGGGGAACGAATCTCACACAATCAGGGCTTTCCCAACTTTACAGGCCATGCAATTTGTCAGTGTCCTATACACAACACACAGGTGCCTCTTCAGCAACATTTAATTGAACTCCTCAGAATGACATCACCAGGAAGTTCGCTCCCTCCCAGTGCTGCTCCCCAAGCCTTCAATTTCTGACAGTAAATAAGCAGTGCAAAACACCTCGGGCcatcaatattatttttgaagattgTATTCCTCAGAGGCcactttcagttttgtttctccttATCAACTGCATAATTTTCTGGAACAATTGCCTCACCTTCCACAGAAGGAGCTCTTTCCTTCCCAGTTCCCCAGGAGATAACAGACTGCCAGCTTTAAATGCTGCAGAACCAGCAGAGTTTCCTAGACGCTGGACTTTTCCCATTTCATCGCCTGCAGTGCCTGCAACactcagctgctggcaggaacGAGATCGCTTGCTCTTGAGATGAAAGTGTGCAGCCAGAAGAAAGGCTGGGATTCCTACCTGCCCCAGCCAACACCGCTCCCCTGGGCACGCTGAACCAGACCACTTCAGAAATAAACCAGCTACTGGAACTTTTAACAGTCACTTGGAGAGGCTCTTTAATCACATTAACCTTTTCAGAGCATGACGCTGGCCTACAACTGacgttttttttccccccctccatTATGTTCAGCAAAGCAGGACAGAGTAAGAATTGCTTCAAATACCACAAAAAGATTTCAAACGCTTACAGGCTGAGGAAGTCAGGTACAATACAGCGCTAAGACAACCGATACAGAAGAAGTGAAGAACGCTCAAAACTAAGAGTTTGAGGCTGCCCCTTCCGCAGTTTAATCATTTCCTCCTCATCCTAGTGAAAGCTTTCTTTAGAAATTAACCAGCGTGGTCTCAAGACAGAAAGGATGTTACTGACATTGCAAGACACTCGAGCTCTAGTTGACTGAAGACAGGAGGACTGAAGACTTTGCTCCAGGAggtgcagagagagaaaaagcctgGTAGAGACGGGAATCCTGGTAGAGACGGGAATCCTGGTAGAGACAGAGGCCCTAGGAACTCGCACGGGATGTGCGGCCAAGAGCTCCCGAAATAAACCAGCACCTAGCAGCGAGCACAGCCCCTCACCGCAGGTGGCACAGCACCGCTCTGGGATTACAGGCCACCACTGCAGAGCCCCGGCTCTGAGCAGCCAGCTCTTCTTTGTGCGACCGGGAAAGGGACGGGTGAAAGCAGCACCCTGCGGCACAGCCCTCCGGAGGGGCACACCGCCCTGCTCAGCACCCGGGCTGCCCCCGAGCACCCTGCTCAGCCCGGGGCCCGCTGCCCACACCGGCCCGGTGGAGGAGACCAGCGGGGCCCAGGGCACCCAGGACCCGCACGGAAAAGCCCAACACGGAGCCTGCACCCCCCACACACCCAGAGCAACCCCGctccccaccccagctccccaccttcctcctcctcccgccccaCACCGGCTGCCCCCAACCCACGGAGCCCCGCAGCCGGGCTCCCCCCCCACACTTCCCAGGGGAAGACCCGCGGCCTCCCTCGCCATcccgggcggggaggggggggacagCGGCCGCACCTCCGCGCCTCCTCCTCGCTCTCGGGCTCGCCGGGTCCCTCGGGCGCCGCCATGATCACATCGCActccgccgccgccatcttacCGCcaggccgggctgggggggggggggggggggggggggggaggacggTCGGCGGGGCGAGGGGCGGGCGCCTCTGCCGGAACAGGCGGAGCTGCCGGCGGCAACGGCGGCTTCGCGAGGCCGCCCGGAGCCGAACGGGGCCGGGAGAGAACCGGGCTGAGGGGGGCGGAGAACCCGGGGTGGGAGGGAACCGGGGGTCCCGGGGTCTGGCAGTCATGGGGTGGGGTCAGGACCGTAGGGCTCAGGCCCGGCCCGCGgtcccgtgccccccccccccccacgcgcCGTCAGCCCGCTGCGGGGCTCCGCAGGGCCCGGGCTGCCCGTGGAGGGCGCTGtgggccgagccgagccgggcttGGCTTGGCCTGGCCTGGCCGCGCCTCTtccgccgctgccgccgcgcAGGTGAGGCCCTGCCGGTTCCCCAGCTCCGGGCTTGCAGGGCCCGGGgcgccccccggggctgccacccttgggggtgagggggggtCGTGCGGCAGCGTTGTCGCCGGGTCTCGGCGGTGCCTGGCCGGGGAGAAGCCCCCTCAGGCCTCGCCGGCTGCTGTTTTGCAGGCGGCTCGCTTCGTCCGGGGCTCGGGAGCGGCGCTGAGGCGGCATGGGGAAGAGCTGCAAGGTGGTGGTGTGCGGCCAGGCCTCCGTGGGGAAAACGGCGatcctggagcagctgctgtacGGGAACCATGTGGTGGGTGAGTGTCAGCGGGGGGGGCTGAGAGGGGCGGCCCTGCATGGATGTGGGGTGTGAGGCAGCCCGGTGCTGCCAGGACCCCCAAATACACAGCGCTGGGGTGGAGGAAAGGTGCAGTGTCCCACCCCAGACCACCCATCAGGACAATTCTTCAGGCTGTGTCATGGCCAGTGCCGTGTCCAGGGTCTCCACGTCACCCTGCCCACCTCTTGGCAGGCTCAGAGATGATCGAGACCCAGGAGGACATTTACGTGGGCTCCATCGAGACGGACCGCGGGGTGCGTGAGCAGGTGCGCTTCTACGACACGCGGGGCCTGCGGGACGGCCTGGAGCTTCCCAAGCATTGCTTCTCCTGCACGGACGGCTACGTGCTGGTCTATAGCACCGACAGCAAGGAGTCCTTCAAGCGGGTGgagctcctcaagaaggaaattgACAAGTCCAAAGACAAGAAGGAGGTGAGCACCTGCGATCTCCCCAAGGGAAAGGGGCTGCAGAGTGAGGTCTGCTCCCTTGTTCAGTGGTTTTTCCCCAGAGAGTCTCCTTTCCTCTGGCTTGTCACAAGGTGGTGATAGGGAGTCCTGTTCTGTAAGACCCTCGGTTGTAACTGGCTACTGTGCTGGGATGCTTTCAGGGGAGAGTATTTGCTCTGTCACTGTGATTGTTCCACAGCCAGTGGGCAGAAGggctctgtgcagaagcaggTTTGTGCATCTCCTGCTGATGGTTGGGGACAGGggtctgctgctttgttttcatcagTCTCAAGAGCATTTACAGAGATCTCGCTTCTTGGCCTTCTAGAGCGGACACTTCTGCTAGCCTCTACAGTGCTATGCATACAATCGCTCAGTGGGGCTGGTTTGAGACATAGACCCAAACAGA contains these protein-coding regions:
- the NKIRAS2 gene encoding NF-kappa-B inhibitor-interacting Ras-like protein 2; this encodes MGKSCKVVVCGQASVGKTAILEQLLYGNHVVGSEMIETQEDIYVGSIETDRGVREQVRFYDTRGLRDGLELPKHCFSCTDGYVLVYSTDSKESFKRVELLKKEIDKSKDKKEVTIVVLGNKCDLQEQRRVDHDAAQHWAKGEKVKLWEVSVADRRTLIEPFIYLASKMTQPQSKSAFPLSRKNKGGGSVDG